In the Leptolyngbya sp. FACHB-261 genome, TACGGAGATCAATTGGCAGGACGAGAATAATCTGATTCTCAAAACCAGTCTGGCAACTATTCATTGCGGTCCTTACAATCCCGACCAGTTTCAAGCCCAGCTGACAGCTTTAGATCGCATGCGGGCTCTGCCGACTTATCTCAATGCCGCTGATATTACCTACATTGACCTGCGTAACCCGCGCGCCCCTGCGATTACTATGAACCGCTCTGTTGCGAATAAATCCACTGCAACCACCGGTGATCAAGCTGAGGTTGACCCGAGTGCAGAGGAAGCAGAAGCACCAGAACCAGCAACTAGTGCAACGGAGCGTTAGCGGCAACTGATAGGTCATCTTCTAATGCTGGCCGGTGGCGCCGGAAACGCTTAGAATTGGTTTTTCAAACTGATCAGCCTACAGTGATCAAAAATCGCGTCCAAGACCAAAATAATGGTCAGGGAAAGCGGCTCCGGCATTCAAAGACTTGTATACAATCTAACCGCGATGATAGGTAACGGGTCCAAACAAAGTTCAGAGCTAGCACCCAGGGATCCCGCCTCCCTGGCTGCGGAGGAGATGGTTGGTTATCCATCCTCAGACAGCTCACAAACATCCCTGGCTATGGAAAGTGACGCTTTTTCCCAAGCAGGTAATGTAGCTAGCAGCTCTGGCACCTATCTCAGCAATTCCCAGGAGCCTAAGTTGCAGCAGGGGGGAGCATCCAAGTTGGATAACATTATGCCCAGTAGCGTAGCCCGCATCAAAGTCATTGGGGTTGGTGGTGGCGGGGGCAACGCTGTAAATCGAATGATCGCCAGCGCAGTCATGGGGATTGACTTCTGGGCTATCAATACTGATGCCCAGGCCCTAGCGGGGTCAGAGGCGCCTCGCCGTTTGCAGTTAGGTCAGAAGCTAACCCGAGGCTTGGGAGCTGGTGGTAATCCGGCCATTGGTCAGAAAGCAGCTGAAGAGTCTAGGGATGAGATCGCTGCGGCTCTAGAAGGAGCTGATCTCGTATTTATCACGGCTGGCATGGGTGGCGGTACAGGAACCGGTGCAGCCCCCATTGTGGCCGAGGTCGCTAAAGAGATGGGAGCTCTGACCGTTGGTGTGGTCACCCGTCCCTTCACCTTCGAGGGGCGTCGCCGGACCAGCCAAGCAGAGGGTGGCATTGAAGCCTTACAAGGATCTGTCGATACCCTGATTATCATTCCCAACGACAAGTTGTTGTCGGTAATTTCAGAACAAACTCCCGTTCAAGAAGCCTTCCGAGTTGCAGATGACATCCTGCGGCAGGGTGTGCAAGGTATTTCTGACATCATCACGATCCCAGGCTTAGTTAACGTCGATTTTGCCGATGTGCGGGCGGTGATGGCTGATGCTGGGTCGGCTCTGATGGGAATTGGGATGGGTTCCGGTAAGTCACGGGCCCGCGAAGCGGCAATGACTGCGATTTCTTCTCCCCTCTTAGAGTCTTCAATTGAGGGAGCCAGCGGCGTTGTCTTTAACATCACGGGTGGTAGCGACTTGACCTTGCACGAGGTTAATGCCGCAGCAGAAACTATCTACGAGGTTGTAGACCCTAACGCCAACATTATTTTTGGTGCTGTGATTGACGAGAAACTGCAGGGGGAAGTGCGGATTACGGTCATTGCAACTGGCTTCGCGACTCAGATTGCAACCTCGACTCCTAGAGCAGTTGTCAGCTCCCCACCCACGACCAGTCGGCGACCGATTACGCCCCCTGTGACTAATCCTGATCCCCATAAACCAGCGCCTAGCAATAGTGGCGGCTTAGATATTCCTGAGTTTCTACAGAAGCGCCGTCCACCCCGCTAGAGACTTGAAGCAATGGCGAAGTCTTTAGCACTCCTGTAAGCGATCTGTTAGTGTAGATCGTAGGATTTTCCTATTGCTTTAAGTTAGCTGACAGGAATTTTAGAGAGTTTTAAAGTTACCGGATCCGGTTTGTCAAAGTCACATTTGTTGTTTGCAGGGTCGCCCTAGAAATTTGTCTATCTTCTGGGAAGACTCAAAAGCGAGAGTGTTACGATCACCATGAACATACCCCGGGAGACTACTGTGACCCGTTCCGCGACGCTGCCTCTTCAGCAGACACTAACGCCTTTTGCGGAAGATAATCGTCTCCGGCTTTTTGCTGGTTCAGCAAATATTCCTCTTGCGCAAGAGGTTGCCCGTTACCTAGGCATTGACTTAGGACCAATGGTGCGTAAACGCTTTGCGGACGGCGAACTCTATGTCCAAATTCAAGAATCAATTCGGGGCTGCGATGTTTACCTAATTCAGCCAACTTGCCGTCCAGTGAATGATCACTTGATGGAACTGTTGATTATGGTCGACGCTTGCCGTCGCGCTTCAGCTCGTCAGATCACCGCAGTCATTCCCTACTATGGCTATGCTCGCGCCGACCGTAAAACAGCTGGGCGTGAGTCGATTTCAGCGAAGCTGATGGCGAACCTCATTGTAGAGGCAGGGGCAAGTCGAGTTCTGGCCATGGATCTACACTCAGCGCAGATTCAGGGCTATTTTGACATTCCTCTCGATCATGTTTACGCGTCACCAGTGCTGCTGGATTACCTGATGCGGAAGCCGCTTGAGGACCTCGTTGTCGTCTCCCCTGATGTGGGCGGTGTCGCCAGGGCTAGGGCTTTCGCCAAGAAGTTGAACGATGCGCCTCTAGCGATTGTGGACAAACGCCGCCAAGCGCATAACGTGGCTGAAGTCATGAACGTGATCGGGGAAGTCGCAGGCAAGACTGCCGTTTTGGTCGATGACATGATCGACACGGCTGGCACCATCTGTGAAGCCGCGAAGATCCTACGGCAAGAGGGCGCACGCCAAGTTTATGCCTGTGCAACTCACGCTGTCTTCTCGCCGCCAGCAATCGACCGCCTCAAGAGTGGCTTGTTCGAAGAAGTGATCGTTACCAACACCATGCCCATTGCAGAGGGGTGCCTCTTCCCACAGTTGAGGGTACTCTCCACCGCCAACATTTTGGGTGAGACGATCTGGCGGATTCACGAGGATTGCTCAGTCAGCAGCATGTTCCGCTAAAGTCTTGCCTTACAACCCAGTCTTCAAACTGATTGATTGCCAGTAGGAAAAAGGGGAGCAACTTTTCCGCTACAGATAGGCAAGAATCCCGTCAGGGTACAGAATCAATTCCCCATTTTTGAAACGGTCCTTCTCAATCCAAAGGGCTGTTTTTTTATGCTCTCCTTCCGTAAACTCAAACCGCTCCTGTTGATAGAAGTGGCCATCGATAAATTCGCACTCGTAGAGCTGAATCAGTTCGTGGCCTGTTTGACCGTCGTAAGTGAAGATATTCTCTAAACAGCCCAGGTAGCGAATGTTCGTCAGTTCTGCATTCAACTCTTCTTGAAACTCGCGCCGCAGTGCTAAGTCGCTGGACTCACCAAATTCAATGCCGCCTCCTAATGAGCGGTAGAAGGTCTCTTGCTTGGTGGGATCGTAGCCTTCAGAGACGAATAAGCGGCTACCGTCACGGATAAAGCCCAGGGCCAACGCGCGGATTTGACCGGAGTGGTACATTGATCAACCTCGTTCATAGATGGAGTCAGGGCGGTTGCCATTGACTGGCAGCGGCCAGTCTTCCCGCTGACCGCCGATCTGCACCTCTTCGATCTCAACGTATTCACGGCTGAACTGTGCCAGAGCGTTGACCAGCACATCGAAGGCAAGGGAATCACTCGTGCCCAGGTCGAACCAGCAGCGGGCCAGGACGCCTTCATATTCGATATCGCCCATGTTGTGCATCAGCGCCATGAGCGGTCCTTCTAGGCTATCGCTGTCGTAGAGCAGGTTGCTGACATCTGGGTCCGCCTCGTGGCTTTGCAGGTTGCTGGCATTGAAGCCACCCAATTGCCCTAGCGAAAACCAGGCGTTCAAAACCTGTTCAACGTAGAGCTTTTCCCGCTCTGAGGGAACTGCTGCAAATTGCAACCAGATCCAGACATCGAACTGATCAATTTCACGAAATTCAACACGCATGGGCATTAACGAGGCAGGGTGGGAGACACTGGCGTTGCCCTAGCCGGAGTTGGAGCTACAGCCGGAGTCGGGGCTACAGCCGGGGTCTGCTGGTCTAGCTTCTCTTGCGCCCGACGAGCTTCTCGCTCAATACTCCGCGTCAGGCGGGCAGGCAGCTGACTGCGCAGGGCCAAGGCTCTTCGGAAAGAGACTAGACTATCTCTGTAGCGGTCACTTTCGACCAGGATCTGAGCCTTCAAGTAGTGTAACTCGGGATTCTCCGGAGCAACTTGAAGGGCGCGGTTCACAGCATCTAGCGCTTCGTTGAGGCGTTTCTCGTCCCGGTAGCCCACCGCCACACCACGCCACGATAAGTAAGCAGGCGCTGAACGCTGGAGTCGCCCTACAGCATCATTGATGTTGGCGAAGGGTAGGTTAGTGGCAATCATCAGGTCCATGAAGCCCTTGATCAGGTTCAGTTCTGGATCATTGCCGTTCACTTTTTCAGCTTTCTCGATCTCACTAAACATCTGCTGGAGCTTGGGCAGAGCTTGCGGTGTACCAACGACTAGACCTTGGCTGGTGATAATGTAGCCCGCCTCCATGAAGTAACCGACCCCCGTGTAGAGATGGCCGCGCAGAGGGTCGCGGGCCACCAGCCGTTGAGCAACTTCGCGAGTTTGAGTTGCAAAGCGAGAGAACTGGGGCAGTTCCCCGTTGATGTAAGCTAGGGCAGCTTTCATGCCGTAGATCATCGGCTCGTTGGGCTCGATCGCTAATGCTTGATCGAGGCGCCGACTGGCGATCTGATAATTACCCTGACGGAAAACTGTTTCAAATGCAGCTTGCGTATTGGGACCGATGGAACGGGCATCAGCTCCAGTTCGGAACGGATCGGCCGCCCAAGCAGCATTGCTCCAAAGCACAGTTGCAGCGGTCAAAGCGGTAGCCCAAGTGTAAGCTCGTCGAGATTGGCTAGCTCGTTTCATAGCGTCTGCTCCTCACAGCATGACTTGATGTATCAGGTATATCGGGTGGGGGTCTATCAAAGTCTGAGATTGCTCAAACATCGCCCTGTGTATCTAGAGGGCCTAAGCGCCGGTCTGCAAGAGATCAAAGTGCTTCGGGACTCAGCCTCTGAGCTGAGCCTGACTGAACTGTAGCCTATCGGAAATTAGACTAGATGAGAGGTTGCCCGTATCTGAAAGACGAGGCTTGAAATTTGAGAGTTCCATGCTCTACATCCAAAATTTGGTTTATCACCCGCCTGCTACACATACGGCAATTCTTAAAGGTATCAACCTAGAGTTGGCTCCTCAAGAACTGGGCTTGGTCATTGGCCCTTCTGGTTCCGGCAAAAGTACGCTTTTAGAGATTCTGTCAGGTTTAGCAGAGGCAACAAGCGGCGAATTGCGCTGGCGGCAGCAGGTTTTAACCCCGGACCATTTGCAACAGCTAGGCGGACTGGTCTTTCAATTTCCAGAACGTCATTTCTGCACGGGCACTTTACTGGAGGAGTTAAAGCTCGGGCACCCGGAACTGAGCAATGAGCGGGTCCAGGAGGCTCTCAACGAAGTGGGACTCGGCCATCTGGACTTGAAAACGGCCCCTCAAGCCCTCAGTGGCGGCCAGCAGCGCCGTCTGGCCTTGGCTGTCCAGTTGATTCGGCAACCCCATCTATTGCTGCTGGATGAACCCACAGCCGGTCTAGACTGGTCCGTCCGCCGTCAGGTCATCGCCCTGCTACAGCGACTCAAAGCACATTGGACGTTGCTCGTGGTAACGCACGATGCCTCCGATCTATTGGCTATCGCCGATCGCTGTTGGACGCTGCATCAAGGCGAGTTACGCACGGTTGATCCGCAAACCTTAGCAGCCAAAGCCCATTAATGCAGATTACGGAGGGCAAAGCGCAATTTGAAGTTGGCAACGCCTTCTACAATCCCCAGAGCCAAACTGCTCGGGACCTCGGTCTCCTATGCGCCACCTTACATCGCCAAGATACTGGCGCTCTGAGAGTGCTCGATGCAATGACTGGCTGTGGCGTCAGGGCCTTGCGCTATTGCCTAGAGGCTGGCGCGGGCTGGGTCTGGGCCAATGACGCAGATCCAGACATAGAGCCTTTGTTGCAGGCTAACCTGCAAGCTCTGCCCAGCAATCAAGTTCACGTCACTCACCAGGATGCCGTTCGCCTCTTTTTTGAGTGCCACGTAGCAGAGGATTATTACGACCTCGTCGATGTTGATGGCTTTGGCAATCCTGCTTCGTATTTAGGCGCTAGCCTATGGGCCGTTAAGCCAGGGGGCTTGCTTTATCTCACCAGCACTGATGGACGTACTCTGTCTGGTCGGCAAACCGACTACAGTCTGCAAAGCATGGGGGCCATTGCCCGCGTCCACCCCGCGGCGCGTGAGCAAGGGCTACGTCTGCTAATTGGTAACCTGCTGGTGGAGGCCGGACGGAGAGGCTTGAGTGTGCAGCCTGTCTTCTCATTCTTCGCGGGCGAAATTTATCGCGTAATGGTGCGCCTGGTAGCAGGAGCCCCTTTTCCCAGCAATCACTATGCCTTCATCGGCTACTGTCACCACTGCGGCCATTACGAAAAGGTGAGCTGGCGTGCCCTCAGTCGCGCTAAATGCCCTGAAGACCAACCTCTTACTTTGAGTGGTCCCTTGTGGTTAGGCCCCCTCCATGACTCTGTATTGGTGCAACGAATGGCTGAACTTGCTCGTCTCTGGCGATGGCCGCAGCGGGTCCAGCTTCTAGAAACTATGCAGGCTGAGGCAACTTTGCCGCCCTACTACTACACCCTGCGGGAACTAGGACATCGCAGCAAACGAGATGTCCCACCACGCACTGCATTGATCGCTGCCCTGCAACAGGCGGGCTACGCTGCCTGTGCGACCCACCTGGAACCGCAGGCCGTCAAAACAGAGGCCTCCTTTCGCATCTGCCAGCAGCTAGCCCAAGAGCTAAGCCCCCGTTCAAGCAATCAGGAGGACATTGCCTGATCGACCAGTTGCCCCTGGCCCAACCGACTGAGAAAGCGCAGAGCTTGCACGACGTAGCTAGCACAGTGGTAGGGGGAGCTGTCATAGAAGGAGCGCCAGGCCTCACCCTTGAACTCGTCATAGCGTTCGGCACGCTCTGGAAAGCGATCTAAGAAGGCCAAACGCACAGCATGACCGATCAGCACATCAAGAACAATGTATTCCTCAATTTGCAGATTACGATTGGCCTCCACCATGGTTGCCAATTGCATAAGCGTTTCTATATTGAGCTGGCGATATTCAGGCGCTTGAATTTTGTTGAGCAGATGCTCGACTCGCAGCGCGAAATTCTGCTCATCAGGGGTCATCTCAGCCAGAATTGGCTCACTATCCAGTCGGTTGCGTCGCTCTAGTTTGTCGCCAATAATCAAACCTTTACAGTGCTTGAAAAGCTGCCAAACTCGGGGATAGAAATTTTGGGGCACTCGATTGACAGTTCCCTGTAGTTGGCGCTTGCGCAACCAACTCCCGGACTGTTGCTCAACATCCTGGTTATCCGTTTCGATAATCCACTCGATAGTCTGTTCACCTTTGACTAGATGTAAGGATTCCTGTTGGAATAGCCCTCGATTGAGTTCTTCGTAGCCAGCCAAGGCTTGACGCAGATGCAACTTGACCTCGAAGGGACTGAGCTGCATTAGGCGCTCGTAGGCCTCATCTTGAGTAACATTGAGTTCACGAGCCAGCTCACTGACAATCAGCAGAATAAAGTAGCCCACGCGTAGAGTCAGTAGGCCATCGAATAACTGGGGTTCTGCTTTGATTAGTAAGCCTAAATAGATCAGAATTTCTTGACTCAGCACACGGTCTCGGATGTCCTCACCGCAGAATTCACGGATTCTCTCCATGACCTCAGCCTGTGGCATCGGCTGGGTGATCAGCGATGCCTTACTGTAAGATTTGCCCACAGTAATCTGCTTTTGGCGAACCAAAATATCAGTAACCGCATCCGAGAGACCAATATCAACTTTATTGAGTAATCCAGCTGCACGCCGCACAATTGCCCAAAGTTTCAGTTTCGCAGCTTTACTGTAGATTTCGTTCAACAGGTCGGCGACTGTAACAACCTGAGTAGGCTGACCAAATCCTGTATCGAATTGCATACCCTGCAAGCGGCACAGAGTATTCAGAAGTTCGATTTGCTCATAGAGATTTTCAGAGCGACGCAAACTGCTCAGGAGCAAATCAATATTAGTTTCGCATTCTAGGGAGAACTCTTGCGTGTAACTCAGCGGCCAGTTTTTCTCAGCATGGAAAATCAGGTAATTGCAAACCGTCGCTGCATCTTTAACTGGCGCTGCCTGAAACTCAAAATTGTGTAGAAAATCTATGCGCTCTGTGCCTGCAGTTAGCATCAATTGATGCATGGGGCCTAGTCTGACTCGCACGCCATTGCACAAGCCATCTTTCAATTCCTGCATCAAATTCAACAATGCCTCGCTACCGGCTTCTAGCATTGCTGTCGTAATCAAGATTGTGAGCGTGGGCCGTCCTAATTGATCCCAATGGCGCTCGATGTAGGCTAATTCACTTTTGAGTTGATCAACCAAAAAATGATGATCGAGGGTTAAATAAAACTCCTGCTGGTCTAGAAACGAGGGCAGAAACACCATGGTCTCGCCACGAATCCGGAAAACTCTAGAGGTCGCCAAACTACGGGAGCGGCGTAGAGAACGGCCCGTCAATCTGAGCCGGTCGTTACGCCCGATTTGGGTATAAACTATCCCTAAATCTCGAGCAGTCCGCACCTGCATGGGTTCGAGTTGTTTGGGTGTCTGCGTTGCAATACCGTGGGCCTCTAGACGGTCTTGAAGCGCTTCATCCTCCGCCAGCAAGGCGATCTGTACAGAAAGATCACGGTACTTACCAATGCGCAGGTGACGATTTAGAGGATCAATATCCCCAACTTCTAGTAAGCCTTCAGCCAGCAATTCACCCAATAAATACAGGCTTTGTGCCCAAACCAGAGGCACATTTTCGTTGGGCAAGCGAACTTGGCTGTTGGGGACGGCCCGCTCCGCCTCAACTCGATCAGCAGGCACATAGTAGAGCTCAGGCAATAGTGACCAGCCATCGCGCTGGACCAACAGCGGTTGCAGCCGATCCCGATAATCTTGCACCTGTTCGGGGTTGTGACGGAATAGACCATCCAGCACTAGATAGGTGAAAAAGAGCGGCCATTCACACTCGATATGCTCGAATTCGCGCAACTCAAACGGTTCATAATGCAGGCGTCGGGTGTCTTCTAAGACTGTCTGATGCCCATCTCGCAAAAAGCGCTTGCACCCGTAGCGCCCTTGCAGTTTTTCAACGATTTTGGTCCGGGTGCGTTCGACCAGTTGCACATCTTCAATTGCAAAGGCTGGATAGCTGATGATGCTCAACAAAGCCGCATCAACTTCTTTGGAATTAGACTCCCGAGGCAGTAGAGATTCTAGAGTGATGCGAGCTCGAGCAATCTC is a window encoding:
- the ftsZ gene encoding cell division protein FtsZ — encoded protein: MPSSVARIKVIGVGGGGGNAVNRMIASAVMGIDFWAINTDAQALAGSEAPRRLQLGQKLTRGLGAGGNPAIGQKAAEESRDEIAAALEGADLVFITAGMGGGTGTGAAPIVAEVAKEMGALTVGVVTRPFTFEGRRRTSQAEGGIEALQGSVDTLIIIPNDKLLSVISEQTPVQEAFRVADDILRQGVQGISDIITIPGLVNVDFADVRAVMADAGSALMGIGMGSGKSRAREAAMTAISSPLLESSIEGASGVVFNITGGSDLTLHEVNAAAETIYEVVDPNANIIFGAVIDEKLQGEVRITVIATGFATQIATSTPRAVVSSPPTTSRRPITPPVTNPDPHKPAPSNSGGLDIPEFLQKRRPPR
- a CDS encoding ribose-phosphate pyrophosphokinase, translating into MTRSATLPLQQTLTPFAEDNRLRLFAGSANIPLAQEVARYLGIDLGPMVRKRFADGELYVQIQESIRGCDVYLIQPTCRPVNDHLMELLIMVDACRRASARQITAVIPYYGYARADRKTAGRESISAKLMANLIVEAGASRVLAMDLHSAQIQGYFDIPLDHVYASPVLLDYLMRKPLEDLVVVSPDVGGVARARAFAKKLNDAPLAIVDKRRQAHNVAEVMNVIGEVAGKTAVLVDDMIDTAGTICEAAKILRQEGARQVYACATHAVFSPPAIDRLKSGLFEEVIVTNTMPIAEGCLFPQLRVLSTANILGETIWRIHEDCSVSSMFR
- a CDS encoding NUDIX hydrolase, with the translated sequence MYHSGQIRALALGFIRDGSRLFVSEGYDPTKQETFYRSLGGGIEFGESSDLALRREFQEELNAELTNIRYLGCLENIFTYDGQTGHELIQLYECEFIDGHFYQQERFEFTEGEHKKTALWIEKDRFKNGELILYPDGILAYL
- a CDS encoding DUF3531 family protein, translating into MRVEFREIDQFDVWIWLQFAAVPSEREKLYVEQVLNAWFSLGQLGGFNASNLQSHEADPDVSNLLYDSDSLEGPLMALMHNMGDIEYEGVLARCWFDLGTSDSLAFDVLVNALAQFSREYVEIEEVQIGGQREDWPLPVNGNRPDSIYERG
- a CDS encoding Sll0314/Alr1548 family TPR repeat-containing protein, whose product is MKRASQSRRAYTWATALTAATVLWSNAAWAADPFRTGADARSIGPNTQAAFETVFRQGNYQIASRRLDQALAIEPNEPMIYGMKAALAYINGELPQFSRFATQTREVAQRLVARDPLRGHLYTGVGYFMEAGYIITSQGLVVGTPQALPKLQQMFSEIEKAEKVNGNDPELNLIKGFMDLMIATNLPFANINDAVGRLQRSAPAYLSWRGVAVGYRDEKRLNEALDAVNRALQVAPENPELHYLKAQILVESDRYRDSLVSFRRALALRSQLPARLTRSIEREARRAQEKLDQQTPAVAPTPAVAPTPARATPVSPTLPR
- a CDS encoding ABC transporter ATP-binding protein; the encoded protein is MLYIQNLVYHPPATHTAILKGINLELAPQELGLVIGPSGSGKSTLLEILSGLAEATSGELRWRQQVLTPDHLQQLGGLVFQFPERHFCTGTLLEELKLGHPELSNERVQEALNEVGLGHLDLKTAPQALSGGQQRRLALAVQLIRQPHLLLLDEPTAGLDWSVRRQVIALLQRLKAHWTLLVVTHDASDLLAIADRCWTLHQGELRTVDPQTLAAKAH
- a CDS encoding tRNA (guanine-N1)-methyltransferase, whose product is MQITEGKAQFEVGNAFYNPQSQTARDLGLLCATLHRQDTGALRVLDAMTGCGVRALRYCLEAGAGWVWANDADPDIEPLLQANLQALPSNQVHVTHQDAVRLFFECHVAEDYYDLVDVDGFGNPASYLGASLWAVKPGGLLYLTSTDGRTLSGRQTDYSLQSMGAIARVHPAAREQGLRLLIGNLLVEAGRRGLSVQPVFSFFAGEIYRVMVRLVAGAPFPSNHYAFIGYCHHCGHYEKVSWRALSRAKCPEDQPLTLSGPLWLGPLHDSVLVQRMAELARLWRWPQRVQLLETMQAEATLPPYYYTLRELGHRSKRDVPPRTALIAALQQAGYAACATHLEPQAVKTEASFRICQQLAQELSPRSSNQEDIA
- a CDS encoding glycoside hydrolase family 15 protein — protein: MVRKSSELRVRLDEYYRQVRAIILARQNPITGLLPASTAVTAHGDYTDAWVRDNVYSILAAWGLGLAYRKLDEDQGRTFELEHSVVKLMRGLLVAMMKQAHKVERFKETQSLLDAMHAKYDTQTGDTVVGDDEWGHLQLDATSLFLLMLAQMTASGLAIVFTIDEVNFVQNLVYYIGRAYRTPDYGIWERGNKINHGHAELNASSVGMAKAALEAINGLNLFGARGSQSSVIHVQPDEIARARITLESLLPRESNSKEVDAALLSIISYPAFAIEDVQLVERTRTKIVEKLQGRYGCKRFLRDGHQTVLEDTRRLHYEPFELREFEHIECEWPLFFTYLVLDGLFRHNPEQVQDYRDRLQPLLVQRDGWSLLPELYYVPADRVEAERAVPNSQVRLPNENVPLVWAQSLYLLGELLAEGLLEVGDIDPLNRHLRIGKYRDLSVQIALLAEDEALQDRLEAHGIATQTPKQLEPMQVRTARDLGIVYTQIGRNDRLRLTGRSLRRSRSLATSRVFRIRGETMVFLPSFLDQQEFYLTLDHHFLVDQLKSELAYIERHWDQLGRPTLTILITTAMLEAGSEALLNLMQELKDGLCNGVRVRLGPMHQLMLTAGTERIDFLHNFEFQAAPVKDAATVCNYLIFHAEKNWPLSYTQEFSLECETNIDLLLSSLRRSENLYEQIELLNTLCRLQGMQFDTGFGQPTQVVTVADLLNEIYSKAAKLKLWAIVRRAAGLLNKVDIGLSDAVTDILVRQKQITVGKSYSKASLITQPMPQAEVMERIREFCGEDIRDRVLSQEILIYLGLLIKAEPQLFDGLLTLRVGYFILLIVSELARELNVTQDEAYERLMQLSPFEVKLHLRQALAGYEELNRGLFQQESLHLVKGEQTIEWIIETDNQDVEQQSGSWLRKRQLQGTVNRVPQNFYPRVWQLFKHCKGLIIGDKLERRNRLDSEPILAEMTPDEQNFALRVEHLLNKIQAPEYRQLNIETLMQLATMVEANRNLQIEEYIVLDVLIGHAVRLAFLDRFPERAERYDEFKGEAWRSFYDSSPYHCASYVVQALRFLSRLGQGQLVDQAMSS